In Pieris rapae chromosome 6, ilPieRapa1.1, whole genome shotgun sequence, the sequence CACATGGAAGATCTGGTGAGACTGGAACCAGATATCACACTTGCCAGGGAACCATCTTTCAGGAACACGCAGGGCATAAAACATTGCCCCTAGAATATACAAAAGCCCCATTAGCACCAGCCAGCCTAATGACGCCTTACTCACTTGGCTTAACCAGCCCTCTGTGATACCATAGTGTATGGCAGGAACTACACCAGAGAGGCCAAAACCCATAAAAACTCCTGCTCGCAGAGGCCTTAGTCGGGGCTCAGAGAATCTATCCCACAGTGACACTATTATAGACAAAAAACCAAGCACCACTACCACTgataggtatattatttttggccTATAGTGGCAGTAGAAGCTGTAGTACAGCCAAGGAACAAATGAACCCATTATAAGCAGAGCTATTCCACAGTAATCCAATTTGGAGAAAAGTTTTCCAACCATTTCCGAATGACAATGCAGTGTGTGATATGCAAAAGAAAATCCCAAACAAACAATAGCACCAACGAAAAACACTCCAAATATCATCTTCTCTTGTGTTTGAATTTCAATGGAAGGTcgtgttacaaaataaatagctaCGCCGATGAAAGCGATGCATCCAAGTAGGTGAGTCCAAATGTTTCCAGTTTCAGTGTGAATGCGGAAAATAGACGCAAAGCAAGCGCTAAAAGATGGTAGTGGTGGTCGGTGGCCCCTGTGTAAGTAATCATTATCTTGAAGCCAACGCGGCAGGTGTCTAAAATGGCATACATTCCATGACGCTTCCCACACCTTACGAACAAATTCTTCTGCTTGTTCCGCAGCGTTGTGCGCCAAAGCTCCGAGATCAATTTCATCGGACAAAACACCAGCCTTCAAAACCTCGGCCATTTCCGCATCGAGTAAGTGTTGATCTTCGGGCGTCGATGGTAGAGGACATCCTTCCTCCTCTTCGGCAAGGACCTCATCGAGCTCATCGATTTGGGATGCAAGACTCTCGGCCTCGGGATCCCATCCTTGTCTTCGTCGAATACCATCCGACGATGCGCTCTGGGATCCCGTGTCAGAATCCACTTCccacattttgaaaaataacacGGACTTACGGCAAATGCAGCACCATTCGCACAATAAATTTGTCAGTACACAGTAGCCACTGGCGTTTCACAATTTTACGACCGTCGACCGTTCTAATTACGTCACTGAAGAGCTCCGTTTTAGGTCACAATTTTCAAAATGTCTTTGTTAATATgttgtgtaaaataattcGTGGATGATAATACAATGTATTGAGTGCGCTAGTGGctagatataattaaaatacaatacaaacgCTGATAACAAATGATTTAAAACAGCTGCGAAAGACTGTCGTTGTCCAACATGGAGCAACCAAATGCCAATTGCCAAGTTTCCATTTTCCGATGTCTAGTGAATATACCTTTCACCATTTTGTATTCCATCTCTGTCGCTGCAGAACAGTATAGAGCGCTATCTCACTTACACAAACTAAGGATGTCACACTCGTAAACAtgggaattttataaaaagtaaaaaggatttaaaaaatagtgcaTTTACAACCGgaaatgtaattgtttttttttaccaccacgctattattatttttaactcgtcgtaataaaaggttttaaattataaaagtaaactgTACTGCCCTGAAATAAACAGCCCATTTACGATACCGAtaccaaataataatagtaaaagttttgttaaatttaatctaatttagttattagatatatttttatgaataaattaaatattgtatatactatTCTGACTTAATATCTAgttaatatactaatatatattagataatatttagttGTAGTCGGCCCTATTCAAATCGGATATACGTCATTTAACAAGACAAGAATAATGGTGTCTCATTGGTTGACTAGAATTCAGACTCGATCACCATACGTCACCAAGTGTAATGAATATACGATTTTGATTGGGTAAGCTTGGTCTATACGGCATCcgctatttatttaagatgtcAAAACTCAAAACCATTAGCAAACTTCACTTCGCTTCAGTCTAACCtcaaatgattaaattattagcgATTAAAAGACGCCAAGCACTTGAGCCAtcactaaatattaaaactcatTTAAGCACTTACTTTTTGAACATGATGAATATAGTTTATTGCACAATTGTACCActgttcttataaaaatatcacaacaTCAAATTATAGATTTGCAGCTGTTAATCAAACTTCAAAGTCATTACTTAAAAGTCAAACGTTTACGACGGTTAAATAAAACCACAGTGTATAAATGTAACTCaacgtatataaaaaacaacacGATTTATACTCTAGCAGTAGCAAAAATTGAAAGCAGTCAAGTGTTGAATTAAAatggtaattaaataattaaaaattgtatataaaaaataaatagcgtGAGCtttgttcaaataaatttaaatgttagcattatattaaaaaatatttatactcaaactcaattttattaattcatgtaCAACATTTAGTATGAAACACAGAAGTTTCGGGTGTTAAGTCAATACTCAATtgacgaataaaaataattttgactcTGTGCAAATCACACGTGCTGTTTGGttcaatattgaataaatataataagtttttatgtatttaaataactaggAGTTTTAATTGAGGTCTTATGTACAAAACTTGGAGGTAATACATTCGAAGCCCATGTAAAAATGTCTAATTTACAAGAAGTCTTAATAACCAGTGATTCTAATAATACGTTATGGACAATTAGCGTATGGGACCCGCATACTGGCACAAACTTGATGTCATACCGCGGAGGTGGTACAGCGGAAATGAAAACTCTTACATTCATTGGAAAAGACTTCATAGCAGCTGTTGAGAAAACCAAGCCTATTCTACACATATGGCAATTGAATTCTCAGCAGACGGTGCAAGgcatgcgatttattttaccGGGAAAGGCAAGTGCCTTTGCAGTGTCATCGGATGGTTCTTTTTGCCTTGCTGGAAttgatgaaaaaatatatttatggcaAATATCATCCGGAAGTCTTTTAACAATCATAAACCGCCACTATCAGAAAATAAATCACATTAAGTTCATGCCCGATGGCCGTTTTTTTGTATCAGCTGCTGAAGATGGCATGGTTATGGTTTGGTCTTTAGTAACTGTTGCAGCAAATCCTGAAGTTGAGTTGGTTACACAATCAATAGCAGGACAACATGATcctgtatatattttctctgACCATTCACTACCAGTGACAGATATGTGTATCAGTAAAACAGGTGTTCATGGACGCTTATGTACTGTATCTAGTGACAGgacatgtaaaatttataacttaacCTCAGGAGAGCTACTATTAAACATAGTTTTTGATGAACCCTTGTCTTCAATTACCTTTGATGTACttgaacttaatatttttgttggaTCAGTAGAAGGTAAAATACATCAAGTTAGTCTTACTAATGTGCCAAGAAGTAGAGATTTATTAATCACTGACATAGACAGTGCTCAAATTTTTTCATCACATTCAAAAGCCGTAACCACTCTTTCTGTGTCTTTAAATGGAGAAACTTTAATGTCCGGTGGAAATGatgaacaaattattttatggcaTATTAAAAGCAGACAGCCAGTAAGAACATTAAGACACAAGGGGCCCATaacaaatgcatttttttcaattaatatagatGCTATTTACCAACAGGATTTTTCTCCTAGTATTGTACTTCACAGTTTAGAGAGAACTCTTGAAAAGGAAAGTGAAGATGTGAATGAAGTGGAATTGCTTGTTAGTAAACAAAGTAACTTTTGGCCACAAATCCACAGTGAGGAAGTTATTGCcaataatattgtaacattacctaatgaaattgaattagacaacaaaaaaaaaattgacgagATGGAAGAAGAAATAGATAaactaagaaaaattaatgctagtttgtataaaatttccaTTGAAAAATCACTTAATTCAGTTGAAAAGTTTGTAAATACttcaaagaaaaacaaaaaaagtaagaattaaaaatattactctaCACCTgtgttttttcttaatttattcaaaggcttaaaaatgcattttaaattagtaaattattagttaGCCAGTGAAATATGAcaagtaattattatgaagTGAGCCTTCAATCTTATCtataatgttttgaattttgatttactATTAACGACATTGTTTTACGTGACTGTCTTTATATCAGTTGTTTATTGGAAACAGTTAGCTTAAATCTTTTAGAACGAATGATCAACTcactaaaatacatttatttacgaGCGTATACCTAATACGTAAATCTAATATAATGAGTTATGAGACCACCTAATTGCACTTTTGAATTCCCAAGTCCCAACAGGCCCAACGCAAACATCAAACTCTCAAATGTTCTATATTCTATAATCTGCTCTTGAAGAGAGAACAAAAATGTCAATCGCGCAATCTGTCAGAGCTCAGTATAATATCGTTCGATTTACGTCAAAAATCAAGACAATATtgagttttaaaatagattacaataattattttctatgcATTCTAATTTGAACATAACTTTTTGCTTAATGTGCTAAAAAAGTGTCTTTATAGAGCAGACAGCATGTTTTTATGACATTATTCAACCCTAAGTAAATTGCGAagagttttgaaaataaacgttaagaaatgtttgcgtcataaacaaaacatttttgtttactatTTTCAGTTTTTGTGAGATGTCTAAGGCTGTACTTATCCCGGAATGCAACAAAGACTTAGGGGGAGTTAAAGGAGAGTTGAGTGTCTCTCCCAATGATAAAAAAGACGGTGCCATTGGACTCTTAAGTAGGCTGCTCCGTTTTGATGCTCTAAGTAAAAGGCAGGGAGCACCTGGGAGTCCTACATCTGATGAACCACCGACTACTTACTATGGAGTGTATATACCTTGCGAATTAAAGAAAGGCCCTGATGAAGGTAACAATGATATCTTTAAAGATTACTAAAAAGTAGGTCAATGTGCTACTGcaagataatttttatcagaTATCAGATACACAAAATAGAAATGTTACCACTTGTTTGTTAACACAGGATTGAAGAAAATTCACTTATGTTAAACTCATATCTGTAATTTACATGAAAAGGTTTTGTCCTTCTATTTCAGAAGCTCTTCATGTATACAAAACTAAGTCAGAGGCTTTAGAATTAGTTCGAAGGTACAAATCGGCTAGGTTCAAGGTATTTAGGAATCATCAAGATGCCGTATCTTTTGCTTTACGTGGAGCTGAATCTAATGAGATTCATGAAGGAAATGTTAACTGTAAgtcttctttttatatttattctttccTTTCTTGGCATTTATGTTGTTACTgtagataatatattcatatattgtattgtattcaTATCTAGCAACCTCCCTATCACATGGACAATCATCctgtataacattttttttttactaatactCATAATAGGTCCATTGTGCTTAATGTCCTGGCTCATTTAGCCAGTATAGTTTCTTCCATAAGCACAAGTCTCCTGGGAACTTTACAGGCTTCATGCAGTGACCTCACTGCTCCAAGGATATTGTTTTGCCACAGTCTCACATTCCAGGACTATGTaggtgactgattcctctgctCAAGTGGCTGTCTGTCGCACCTACaacaaaattgaaatatctattaaatttacacatcatttttacattataagaTAATGTTCttcattatcaaattataaaataaatactatacaaCTCCTTAAATTTTTGTCAATGAAACAACTTAtttcacacattttttttgtaacggACAatgaacaatattatttaaaaaggtcTCAGCCAGATGTTGTTCCAGAAAACTGTTAGTGCGTTTCTACCAGCGTGTAGATTAAGCCTtagttttaagatattatttgtGTACTTACATAGATTTACATAACTCCACTTCGAGATTAGCGTCGGTGGTTGACATCGAGCCattgtatgtttataattataaaattattttataacattatttcaaTCACaacatttactttaattaattttgctatttaaaaagttattatgattttatacataactatcaagaaaaaaaattgagatttaataataaaatattttaatggagtaaatattatattatttaaaccaaaGATTGCCAATCTTGTGAATGGTTTCATAGGGGCAATTCACATGAATAACATCATCATAATAATcagattttttacatatttatgtaatattcaatataaccCAATATACTTTGTTACTTCAGCTGTCATGGGAGAAAAGCCATACCCATTTAAGGCACCATCACCCCAAGATATGGTGACACTCCGCAAAGCTATTGAGGCAGGGTTAACTTGCACAGTACGAGATAGAGTTTGGGACAACCCTAGATACCTGGTTAGCAGTGGCAATACTCCAGCAATTGTTCAGGTGTGTGAACAGTTTCTAAAAAAAGGGTTTTTTCTAAGCCACAGATTCTTGTTGTTgtcaatgttattaaataaatatagtgatatattaaaatgcatgTCAGCGCTTGTAACTTCCAGTAGCGCCTCATTATCCTGGCTTTTTTGTATGCAAGTTCTATTATTTCTCATAATATCCATAGCATTGATTGAGAACTCACTCCTACTATCAATAGTTAGTGTACAGGCACAGTAGAGTTTCGgagtcatttaaaaaaaggtttaaaatttCTAAGTAATAAAGTCcacattaaacttaaaaatatgcatGCAGAgggatgtttttaaattagaaaatattaaatacaaatattaatacttgAATTTTCAGACAGTGACGTAAATAGACTTTTCTCTCTCAACTAACTCAGAATTTCGTTGTTTCGTACGAATTGCAAACGACCTTGGATTGTGGATACATTAATTTGTACGATAATAACTCAAGTAatgatacatataaataaaatttagaaagaaatttatgtttatgacTGCTGTATGAGTTTTATTTGTGTGTAGAGTTTGGGTGGAAAGAGAACGGGGCGGCATCAACGCAatctaatataattcttatttgccttatttagtattttcatatcaaacataataaaaattggctcaaatttaatttcaggAAGGATCCCGTTACAACGCCTTACACGTAGCAGCAAAATCCCTTAACGCTGAAATATGCAACCTTCTTTTGACAACAGTGGGAAACCCCGCCTTTGTGCAAACCTTGTATGGCGCTGATGCCGAAGCGGATTCTTGTAGGGTAAGAACTAAGATCACTTCACAgaacaatattattgttatttttttaatacttgttagtgattaaaaagtatttgataACGAACCATGAGACAAGGCTAACATATTTTCCCACAAAGACAGGGCCAgcagaaattaattaatttattctacatcattttttttctttacaaatattactaattcgatagaacgacacattattatacacacaaaatatattaagatttatgaAAGGTAATATACCTTTTATAACTAACAAATAGGTCCACCTCAATAGAAATTTTGTTCCTTACTTGTATTACTCGCGTAAGGGGCGCTTCGTTAACcaagcaataaatataaatagcaaTTCCTATACATATCAAACTGGAAGTGAGACAATTTAATACAGGGCACTAAAACCACATACATTAATTGATaaccttatattttattcatgttttaGGCTGGACATATtggtaataaattttcatatgaaaatatagatatacatacaaatgtcTGTTAGATGGTTCCGTAAAATATCTTTCGccatatataattgttttacagGAATTCGCGGCCATTTTAGTGGACCGCTACCTCAACACACCGGACAAGGCGATGAACGAGACTCCTCTGCATTTCGCGGCTAAATTCGGAGCCGAACACGTCGTCGATGTGCTGACGTCATTCCCGCAGTGCAACAAACTCGCCAAGAACAAGTATGGGGAAATGGCCAAAGATGTGAGTTTTTCCATTGCTTTTTgggtacttttaaatttttatagggTTGTCGGGCttcatattaacaaaatatatttactatataaaataaattatataatgttttgttaatatttgacTTGActgaaattttcatttaactacGAAGTTTATTAACGCTGTAATGAATAACCTCAGTattatttttccaataaaaatgtCACTAAACATTACAAAGAGAATGTTATGGGAATAAAATTCATAACTTGAAAATTCACAAACTTAGGAGAACGCCGGACACCTGTTGACTAGAAcgaattgcttttttttatgtatttacagttcgttatcatattatacatatattacatatatacgtaCGTTACAAAAACGGTACGGttacgttaaaaaaaaaaacaaaaaatttatataaataatattatgtataacgaAAAATGTAAATCTTGTCCAAAGCTTATTTGaatcacaattaatataatgtaagtaGTAGCTAATTATGAGAATGCTAATTATGAAAAAAGCTTTTAGTAAAAtagcttctttttattttttctcttgatatttaaataaagagttGTTACaccattcaaatattttattttccaacACATTTGATTCTCATCACAATTATGTCGAAGTATGCGCACGCCCATCGTTACATAGATGTAAATATATGTGTGAATCATTTTTAGATAATCTGTAACCGCGTCTCCAAGGCCAACTCGGAATTAGTCCGACGGATATCCGTAATGCTGACGGAGCGCTACTACGTGCCGGTGGTGCACGCGGAGGACGAAACGAGTCCGCCCACCATCGGGAGACCTTTCACACCGGCTGCGCCGCCTGTGAGTCGA encodes:
- the LOC110997208 gene encoding adiponectin receptor protein, which encodes MWEVDSDTGSQSASSDGIRRRQGWDPEAESLASQIDELDEVLAEEEEGCPLPSTPEDQHLLDAEMAEVLKAGVLSDEIDLGALAHNAAEQAEEFVRKVWEASWNVCHFRHLPRWLQDNDYLHRGHRPPLPSFSACFASIFRIHTETGNIWTHLLGCIAFIGVAIYFVTRPSIEIQTQEKMIFGVFFVGAIVCLGFSFAYHTLHCHSEMVGKLFSKLDYCGIALLIMGSFVPWLYYSFYCHYRPKIIYLSVVVVLGFLSIIVSLWDRFSEPRLRPLRAGVFMGFGLSGVVPAIHYGITEGWLSQVSKASLGWLVLMGLLYILGAMFYALRVPERWFPGKCDIWFQSHQIFHVLVIVAAFVHYHGISELASYRVTVGECSIPQSSIAF
- the LOC110997196 gene encoding WD repeat-containing protein 18, which gives rise to MSNLQEVLITSDSNNTLWTISVWDPHTGTNLMSYRGGGTAEMKTLTFIGKDFIAAVEKTKPILHIWQLNSQQTVQGMRFILPGKASAFAVSSDGSFCLAGIDEKIYLWQISSGSLLTIINRHYQKINHIKFMPDGRFFVSAAEDGMVMVWSLVTVAANPEVELVTQSIAGQHDPVYIFSDHSLPVTDMCISKTGVHGRLCTVSSDRTCKIYNLTSGELLLNIVFDEPLSSITFDVLELNIFVGSVEGKIHQVSLTNVPRSRDLLITDIDSAQIFSSHSKAVTTLSVSLNGETLMSGGNDEQIILWHIKSRQPVRTLRHKGPITNAFFSINIDAIYQQDFSPSIVLHSLERTLEKESEDVNEVELLVSKQSNFWPQIHSEEVIANNIVTLPNEIELDNKKKIDEMEEEIDKLRKINASLYKISIEKSLNSVEKFVNTSKKNKKSKN